A part of Oncorhynchus gorbuscha isolate QuinsamMale2020 ecotype Even-year linkage group LG09, OgorEven_v1.0, whole genome shotgun sequence genomic DNA contains:
- the LOC124044124 gene encoding ATP synthase subunit O, mitochondrial-like, producing the protein MAALGLRLQVRQFSTSVIRQALIRPPIDVYGVGGRYATALFSAASKQKKLEQVEKEMGTLSSLIKDPKLSSIVMNPHVKRSLKLKYFGAAMTKANLSPITVNLITVLADNGRLTLTADVIGAFAKMMSAHRGEVICTVTTAHPLDEANLADLKVALNGFLTKGETLILETKSDTSILGGMIVSIGDKYVDMSTKTKIHKLTKIIRDS; encoded by the exons ATGGCAGCTTTAGGACTCCGACTGCAG GTGCGTCAGTTCAGCACTTCAGTTATTCGACAAGCTTTGATTAGG CCCCCTATCGACGTGTATGGGGTCGGAGGCCGCTATGCCACCGCCTTGTTCTCTGCTGCCAGCAAGCAGAAGAAACTAGAACAAGTAGAGAAGGAGATGGGCACGTTGTCA TCTCTGATCAAGGACCCCAAGCTGTCCAGTATTGTGATGAACCCCCATGTCAAGCGCAGCCTCAAGCTGAAGTACTTCGGTGCCGCCATGACTAAGGCAAATCTCTCCCCAATCACAGTTAACCTCATCA cTGTGTTGGCAGATAATGGCCGCCTGACCCTGACCGCAGATGTCATTGGTGCCTTTGCAAAAATGATGAGCGCTCACCGTGGCGAGGTCATCTGCACTGTCACCACAGCACAT CCCCTTGATGAGGCTAACCTGGCAGATCTGAAGGTGGCTCTGAACGGCTTCCTGACAAAGGGAGAGACACTCATACTAGAGACCAAG TCTGACACCTCCATCCTGGGCGGTATGATTGTAAGCATTGGGGATAAGTATGTGGACATGTCCACCAAGACAAAGATCCACAAATTGACCAAGATCATCAGAGATAGTTAA